The Kribbella sp. HUAS MG21 genome includes the window CGCAACACCTACAACGTCCTCGACCTCGGCCTCGCCCCCGGCGTACCCGCCCCGGTCACCGGCGTCGAGCGCAACTTCTACACGACCTCGTCCTGCGGCGTCTGCGGCAAGGCGTCCCTCGACGCGGTCCGTACCAAGACCCGCCACTCGCCCGCGCAGGACCCGGTCACCATCAGGTACGACGTACTCGCGACGCTCCCCGACGCGCTCCGCGCCCGGCAGCAGGTCTTCGACCGCACCGGAGGACTGCACGCGGCCGGCCTGTTCACCCCGTCCGGCGACCTGCTCGTCGTCCGCGAGGACGTCGGCCGGCACAACGCCGTCGACAAGGTCGTCGGCTGGGCGCTGCTCAACGACCACATCCCCGCGCGCGGCCTGATCCTGATCGTTTCCGGGCGTACGTCGTTCGAACTCGCGCAGAAGGCGGTGATGGCCGGCATTCCCGTCCTCGGCGCGGTGTCGGCCCCGAGTTCGCTCGCGATCGACCTGGCGACGGAGTCCGGCCTCACCCTCGCCGGCTTCATCCGCAACGGCAGCATGAACCTCTACAGCCGACCGGAACGCGTAAATGTCGAGGCCTCCGAGGTGCGTACGACGTACCGGGCATGAACGACTACGGAGTGACCGGTGCGACCACCGGTGTCGAGGTTCTGATCAAGCTGCCGGTCCGCACACTCTGGACGGGCATCACCGCGATCGACAGGTACGGAGAGTGGAGCCCGGAGTGCATCTACGGCGCCTGGCTCGAGGAAAACGCTACCTTCGAGGCGCGAAACCGTTTTCCTGACGGCCTGGAAACCTACGTGACCTGCACGGTCACCGTTCTCGAGGAGCCGACGCGCTTCGGCTGGGACGTGTACGGCGGGGAGGAGGTCCCGTTCGCGCACTGGGAGTACGAGCTGGAGGATCGCGGCGCCGAGACGCTCGTCCGGCAGAGTTTCACGCACGGCCCGGGCGACAGCGGCATGCGGATGGCGGTCGTCAAGGAGCCGGACCGCGCCGCGGAGGCCATCCGCCGGCGCCTCGACCAGCTGGCCGCGAACATGCGCACCACACTGGCCGCGATGGAGTCCGCGCTCCGCTGATCAGGAGGCCTCACTGGCCGACTGGGAGGCTGGGTTCACCCAGAGGCTGTCGGCAGTGCCTGCGTCCACGTGTTCCTGGTAGATGTCGACCTTCCAGGTGATCACCCGCAGGCACTCGTTGAGCTCCTCGATCTGCGCCTTCACCGCCTCCTGGTGACTGCGCAGCAGGGCCAGCCGGTCGGCCTCGTTGCCGGCGCCCTGCCGGACCAGGTCCGTGTAGCGGCGGATCGTGTCGAGCGGCATCCCGGACGAGCGGAACTTGATGCACATGTTCAGCCAGTCGACGTCGTCCTCGGTGTAGACGCGCCGCCCGTTCGACTCGCGCCGTACCGGATCCGCGAGCAGCCCCTCACGCTCGTAGAACCGCAGCGCGTGGACGCTCAACCCGGTCCGCTCCGCCACCTGCCCGATACTCAGTCCACCCATGGGCGCACCCTAACCCGCGGTCAGATCAACGGCTTCAGGGCGGAAAGCGCTTGATGTACGTCGGCCCGGGTCGTGTAGATGTGGAACGACGCGCGGAGTTTGCCGTCGCGCACCGCGGCCCGGATCCCGGCGGCGGCGAACGCCTCCTGGGCGCCGGGAAGGTTCGTGCTGACGATCGCGCTGTTCGACGGCGGGAGGCCGAGGCCGTCGCGGAACTCGTTCGCGAGCGCGAGGTTGTGCCGGTTGATGGTCTCGACGCCGAGCTGCTCGACCAGTTCGAGCGCCGGCGCCGCGCCGACGAAGCTGAACCAGGCCGGCGACTGGTCGAACCTCCGCGCGTCGTGGGCGAGTTCCATCACCGGTCCGTAGTACGACCCGTGCACGTCGTTCGCGGCGTACCACCCGGCCGCGGACGGACGGCAACGCTCCTGCAGCCGGGGCGACAGGTAGCCGAGCGTCGCGCCGCGCGGCGACATCAACCACTTGTAACTGTGGGCGATCAGTGCGTCGACGCCGTCGACGGTGATCGGGTGCCACCCGACGGCCTGCGTCGCGTCGATCACCAGCAGCGCGTCGATCTGCTTGCTCGCGGCAACTACGGCCGGCAGGTCGAGCACGTCGCCGGTCGAGGACTGGACCGCACTCACCGCGACAACGTCGATGCCAGGCGTGATCGATTCGACCAGCTTGTCCGACGGTACGGCGAGCACCTGGACGCCGCGGTCCGCGTGCACCTGCCACGGGAAAACGTTGGACGTGAACTCCACGTTGTCGGTCAGCACCTTGGCGCCGTCCGGCACCGCGGCCGCGACCGGCGCCAGCGCCGCGGACACGGTGCTGCCGACGAAAACGTGTTCCGAATCCGCCCCGACGATCCGCGCGAACGATTCCCGCGCCCGCCCCGTCGACTCGTCCCACGGCTCCCAGCTCGTCGCGCCGACCCGCCAGTCGGACAACGCAGCCTGCAACGCCTCCCACGCCGGCTTCGGCGGCAAGCCGTACGACGCGGTGTTCAGCCAACCCGGCTCCGGATCCCACAGCCCAGCGATGTCCATGGCGCCAACCTTAGGCGGGACTTGACCTAGAGGAAGCTCTAGCTCCTAGCCTTCCGCGCAGGGAACGCAAAGGAGCTGGGAATCATGCGCTATCGCACGTTGGGTGGGACCGGGATCGAGGTCAGTACGCACTGTCTCGGGGCGATGATGTTCGGGGCGGTCGGGAATCCGGATCACGACGAGTGCGTCCGGATCATCCACGCCGCGCTGGACCAGGGGATCAACTTCGTCGACACCGCGGACATGTACTCCGCCGGTGAGTCCGAGGTGATCGTCGGCAAGGCGTTGAAGGACCGCCGGGACGACGTCGTCCTGGCGACCAAGGTGCACTTCCCGTTCACCGAGGGCCGGAACCGCAGCGGGAACTCGCGGCGCTGGATCACGCGCGCCGTCGATGACAGCCTGCGCCGGCTCGGCACCGACTGGATCGACCTGTACCAGATCCATCGGCCGGACCACACCACGGACATCGAGGAGACGCTCTGGGTGCTGAGCGACCTGGTCAGCGCGGGGAAGATCCGTGCGTTCGGCTGCTCGGCGTTCCCGGCGGAGGACATCGTGGAGGCGTACCACGTGGCGGATCGGCGCGGGTACGGGCGGTTCCGGACGAATCAGCCGCCGTACTCGATGCTTGCCCGCGGCATCGAACGCTCGGTGCTGCCGACCTGCCGGCGGCTCGGGATGGGCGTGCTGACCTACAGCCCGTTGGCGTTCGGGTTCCTGTCCGGCAAGATCCGCAAGGACCAGCCGCTAGACCAGTCGGCGCGCGCCACGCTGGCGCCTGACCGCTTCGACCCCACGCTGCCCGCGAACGCGGCGAAGTACGAAGCTGTGGAGCAACTCGTGGAGGTGGCCGACGGTATCGGGGTCACGCTGCCCGAACTGGCGATGGCCTTCGTCACCACGCATCCCGCCGTCACCTCGGTCATCGCCGGCCCGCGCACGATGGACCAGCTCGAAGGACTCCTCAAGGCGGCCGACCTGACCCTCGACGACAAGACCCTCGACCGCATCGACGAAATCACCCCACCCGGCACCGACCACTTCCGCGCCGACGCCGCCTGGCAACCCCAGTCCCTCACCGACCTAACCCACCGCCGCCGCCCACTCACCGACCGCTGACAAGCAGACAGCCTTTGAGGGGTTGCGCGCGCTGGTCGACCTCAGGCGGGTAGGTGAGCGGAACGTGCATCAGGCCAGGCGCTTCCAGCTCCTGCGGATCTCGGCGATGGAGGGTCGCGGGGCGGCCCGAACCGGTCGCCCCGCGAACGGAAGGGCACGGGTGTGAGCCGCACCCCGCGAACGCGAGAGTGCGGCGTGAGGCGCACCCCGCGAACGCGAGAGTGCGGCGTGAGGCGCACCCCGCGAACGTGAGAGTGCGGTGTGAGGAGCACCCCCGCGAAGCTGCGAGTGCAGGTGTGCCGCACCCGGTGGCTGCGGGAGCGGATGAGCCGCATTTCCCGAACGGGAGGGTGCAGGTGTGCCGCACTTCCCGAACGGGAGGGTGCAGGTGGGCACCCCCACGAGCGTGAAGGTGCGGGGATGGGCCGCACCCGCGGACGTGAGGGTGTGGGTGCGGCGTGGAGGTCAGGGTTGGCCGAGGTCTGGGTAGTACTTGTGGATCAGGGTCGGGTTGGCTAGGGCGCGGTGGTAGGACTCGTGGGCGATCGGGTCTTTGGTGGGTGTGGGCTCGTTGGCCGGGTTGTTGGTCGCGGCGCGGACCAGGCCGCCGAAGACCCGGTCCCGTGCGAGGGCGGCGTCCTCGGCGTCCAGACCGAGTTCGCTGGTGAGGGCCGCTTCGACCGCTTCGGCGGACGCTCCGCCGTCCACCAACGCAAGCACCAGATCCACCACGTCGGCCGCGGTCCGGCCCGGCGGCAGCTGGACGGACAGATCGTCCGTCCAGCCCGGCGGGACAGCTGCCTCGCCCG containing:
- the fdhD gene encoding formate dehydrogenase accessory sulfurtransferase FdhD, with amino-acid sequence MGRLIARRPVVRLTPTGERQRPDSIAVEEPLELRVDGKPLAVTMRTPGHDVELAHGFLHTEGVIGSADDIRDARYCDSRDEEGRNTYNVLDLGLAPGVPAPVTGVERNFYTTSSCGVCGKASLDAVRTKTRHSPAQDPVTIRYDVLATLPDALRARQQVFDRTGGLHAAGLFTPSGDLLVVREDVGRHNAVDKVVGWALLNDHIPARGLILIVSGRTSFELAQKAVMAGIPVLGAVSAPSSLAIDLATESGLTLAGFIRNGSMNLYSRPERVNVEASEVRTTYRA
- a CDS encoding SRPBCC family protein, with product MNDYGVTGATTGVEVLIKLPVRTLWTGITAIDRYGEWSPECIYGAWLEENATFEARNRFPDGLETYVTCTVTVLEEPTRFGWDVYGGEEVPFAHWEYELEDRGAETLVRQSFTHGPGDSGMRMAVVKEPDRAAEAIRRRLDQLAANMRTTLAAMESALR
- a CDS encoding MerR family transcriptional regulator, giving the protein MGGLSIGQVAERTGLSVHALRFYEREGLLADPVRRESNGRRVYTEDDVDWLNMCIKFRSSGMPLDTIRRYTDLVRQGAGNEADRLALLRSHQEAVKAQIEELNECLRVITWKVDIYQEHVDAGTADSLWVNPASQSASEAS
- a CDS encoding aminotransferase class V-fold PLP-dependent enzyme: MDIAGLWDPEPGWLNTASYGLPPKPAWEALQAALSDWRVGATSWEPWDESTGRARESFARIVGADSEHVFVGSTVSAALAPVAAAVPDGAKVLTDNVEFTSNVFPWQVHADRGVQVLAVPSDKLVESITPGIDVVAVSAVQSSTGDVLDLPAVVAASKQIDALLVIDATQAVGWHPITVDGVDALIAHSYKWLMSPRGATLGYLSPRLQERCRPSAAGWYAANDVHGSYYGPVMELAHDARRFDQSPAWFSFVGAAPALELVEQLGVETINRHNLALANEFRDGLGLPPSNSAIVSTNLPGAQEAFAAAGIRAAVRDGKLRASFHIYTTRADVHQALSALKPLI
- a CDS encoding aldo/keto reductase yields the protein MRYRTLGGTGIEVSTHCLGAMMFGAVGNPDHDECVRIIHAALDQGINFVDTADMYSAGESEVIVGKALKDRRDDVVLATKVHFPFTEGRNRSGNSRRWITRAVDDSLRRLGTDWIDLYQIHRPDHTTDIEETLWVLSDLVSAGKIRAFGCSAFPAEDIVEAYHVADRRGYGRFRTNQPPYSMLARGIERSVLPTCRRLGMGVLTYSPLAFGFLSGKIRKDQPLDQSARATLAPDRFDPTLPANAAKYEAVEQLVEVADGIGVTLPELAMAFVTTHPAVTSVIAGPRTMDQLEGLLKAADLTLDDKTLDRIDEITPPGTDHFRADAAWQPQSLTDLTHRRRPLTDR